The following are encoded in a window of Streptomyces sp. Go-475 genomic DNA:
- a CDS encoding 4-hydroxy-3-methylbut-2-enyl diphosphate reductase, whose protein sequence is MGRMSASPGRRVLLAAPRGYCAGVDRAVIAVEKALEQYGAPVYVRHEIVHNKYVVQTLEKKGAIFVEQTEEVPPGNIVMFSAHGVAPVVHEEAERGKLATIDATCPLVTKVHKEAVRFANDDYDILLIGHEGHEEVIGTSGEAPDHIQLVDGPGDVEKVEVRDPSKVVWLSQTTLSVDETMETVDALKEKFPQLISPPSDDICYATQNRQLAVKQMGAESDLVIVVGSRNSSNSKRLVEVAKIAGARAAYLVDFADEIDEAWLEGVSTVGVTSGASVPEVLVEQVLEWLAQRGFEDVEIVKAAEESITFSLPKELRRDLREEAAALVAERGGAGTGEDSGE, encoded by the coding sequence ATGGGACGCATGTCTGCTTCGCCTGGCCGCCGTGTCCTGCTCGCCGCCCCCCGTGGCTACTGCGCGGGTGTGGACCGCGCCGTGATCGCCGTCGAGAAAGCGCTGGAGCAGTACGGCGCTCCGGTCTACGTCCGCCACGAGATCGTCCACAACAAGTACGTCGTGCAGACCCTGGAGAAGAAGGGCGCGATCTTCGTCGAGCAGACGGAAGAGGTCCCTCCGGGCAACATCGTCATGTTCTCGGCGCACGGCGTGGCCCCGGTCGTCCACGAGGAGGCCGAGCGCGGCAAGCTCGCCACCATCGACGCCACCTGCCCGCTGGTCACCAAGGTCCACAAGGAAGCCGTCCGCTTCGCCAACGACGACTACGACATCCTCCTGATCGGCCACGAGGGCCACGAGGAGGTCATCGGCACCTCCGGCGAGGCCCCCGACCACATCCAGCTCGTCGACGGCCCGGGCGACGTCGAGAAGGTCGAGGTCCGCGACCCGTCCAAGGTCGTCTGGCTCTCCCAGACCACGCTGTCCGTCGACGAGACCATGGAGACCGTCGACGCCCTGAAGGAGAAGTTCCCGCAGCTCATCTCCCCGCCCAGCGACGACATCTGCTACGCCACGCAGAACCGCCAGCTGGCCGTGAAGCAGATGGGCGCCGAGTCCGACCTGGTCATCGTGGTCGGCTCGCGTAACTCCTCCAACTCCAAGCGGCTCGTGGAGGTCGCCAAGATCGCGGGCGCCCGCGCCGCCTACCTCGTGGACTTCGCCGACGAGATCGACGAGGCCTGGCTGGAGGGCGTCTCCACGGTGGGCGTCACCTCGGGCGCCTCCGTCCCGGAGGTCCTGGTCGAGCAGGTCCTGGAGTGGCTCGCGCAGCGCGGCTTCGAGGACGTCGAGATCGTCAAGGCCGCCGAGGAGTCCATCACGTTCTCCCTGCCCAAGGAGCTCCGCCGCGACCTGCGCGAGGAGGCGGCCGCGCTGGTCGCCGAGCGCGGCGGGGCCGGGACCGGTGAGGATTCCGGGGAGTGA
- the ychF gene encoding redox-regulated ATPase YchF: MSLTIGIVGLPNVGKSTLFNALTKNDVLAANYPFATIEPNVGVVGVPDPRLTKLAEIFSSQRVLPATVDFVDIAGIVRGASEGEGLGNKFLANIRESDAICQVIRAFKDENVVHVDGKVSPKDDIETINTELILADLQTIEKVLPRLQKESRIKKDIAPKVKAVEEAKEILEKGDTLFAHGIVQGSERAELLHDLHLLTTKPFLYVFNVDEDELTDEDFKNEQRALVAPAEAIFLNAKLEADLAELDEDEALELLQSVGQEEPGLATLAHVGFRTLGLQTYLTAGPKESRAWTIKKGATAPEAAGVIHTDFQKGFIKAEVISFDDLVETGSVAEARAKGKARMEGKDYVMQDGDVVEFRFNV, from the coding sequence GTGTCGCTCACGATCGGAATCGTCGGTCTGCCGAATGTCGGCAAGTCGACCCTGTTCAACGCCCTGACCAAGAACGACGTGCTGGCGGCCAACTACCCGTTCGCCACGATCGAGCCCAACGTCGGCGTGGTCGGCGTCCCCGACCCCCGCCTGACCAAGCTGGCGGAGATCTTCTCCTCCCAGCGGGTCCTCCCGGCCACGGTCGACTTCGTCGACATCGCCGGCATCGTGCGCGGCGCGTCCGAGGGCGAGGGCCTGGGCAACAAGTTCCTCGCGAACATCCGCGAGTCCGACGCGATCTGCCAGGTCATCCGTGCCTTCAAGGACGAGAACGTCGTGCACGTCGACGGCAAGGTCTCGCCCAAGGACGACATCGAGACGATCAACACCGAGCTGATCCTCGCGGACCTGCAGACGATCGAGAAGGTCCTGCCGCGCCTCCAGAAGGAGTCGCGGATCAAGAAGGACATCGCGCCGAAGGTGAAGGCCGTCGAGGAGGCCAAGGAGATCCTGGAGAAGGGCGACACGCTCTTCGCGCACGGCATCGTCCAGGGCAGCGAGCGCGCGGAACTCCTCCACGACCTGCACCTGCTGACGACGAAGCCCTTCCTCTACGTCTTCAACGTCGACGAGGACGAGCTGACCGACGAGGACTTCAAGAACGAGCAGCGCGCCCTGGTCGCCCCCGCCGAGGCGATCTTCCTCAACGCCAAGCTGGAGGCGGACCTCGCCGAGCTGGACGAGGACGAGGCCCTCGAACTCCTCCAGTCCGTCGGCCAGGAGGAGCCCGGCCTCGCCACCCTCGCCCACGTCGGCTTCCGCACGCTCGGCCTGCAGACCTACCTGACGGCCGGCCCGAAGGAATCCCGCGCCTGGACCATCAAGAAGGGCGCCACGGCCCCCGAGGCGGCCGGCGTCATCCACACGGACTTCCAGAAGGGCTTCATCAAGGCGGAGGTCATCTCCTTCGACGACCTGGTGGAGACGGGTTCGGTGGCGGAGGCCCGCGCGAAGGGCAAAGCCCGCATGGAGGGCAAGGACTATGTGATGCAGGACGGGGATGTGGTGGAGTTCCGCTTCAATGTCTAG
- a CDS encoding DUF6542 domain-containing protein — translation MEQYRTRPAQYGPRRDRPRPPLPPQAKRGAGGGSVRTARPPGQQRRPAPVRRPAPAPAPSPGRMPNPRLTGLGSGLFCAVVMFLLGALCAALFGASLTAYGVLFLPVCVLTALWVRRGDLMTAPVVVPIAFAVGLLPLAEGDGGTGGRLMGLVTALATQAGWLYGGTLIAGLIVIVRRIRLVHRRRTAGARPPM, via the coding sequence GTGGAGCAATACAGGACGCGACCTGCCCAGTACGGACCGCGACGTGACCGGCCGAGGCCGCCCCTGCCGCCCCAGGCGAAACGGGGAGCGGGCGGCGGGTCCGTGCGCACCGCCCGGCCGCCGGGCCAGCAGCGCCGTCCGGCGCCGGTACGGCGGCCCGCCCCCGCACCGGCACCCAGCCCCGGGCGGATGCCCAACCCCCGGCTGACCGGACTGGGCAGCGGGTTGTTCTGCGCGGTGGTGATGTTCCTGCTGGGCGCGCTGTGCGCCGCGTTGTTCGGGGCGTCGCTGACGGCGTACGGCGTGCTGTTCCTGCCGGTGTGCGTGCTGACCGCCCTCTGGGTGCGCCGGGGGGACCTGATGACCGCGCCGGTGGTCGTGCCGATCGCGTTCGCCGTGGGGCTGCTGCCGCTGGCGGAGGGCGACGGAGGGACCGGCGGCAGGCTGATGGGGCTGGTGACGGCGCTCGCCACGCAGGCCGGGTGGCTGTACGGCGGGACGCTGATCGCCGGGCTGATCGTGATCGTCCGGCGGATCAGGCTGGTGCACCGGCGGCGGACGGCCGGGGCCCGCCCGCCGATGTGA
- a CDS encoding ROK family protein, with translation MQIFGVDIGGSGIKGAPVDLDKGDLAQERHKVLTPHPATPDGVADGVRQVVDHFGWTGPVGITFPGVVTDGATIRTAANVDDSWIDTDARALLGERLGGLPVTVVNDADAAGIAELHFGAGRDRRGTVILLTFGTGIGSAVFADGVLVPNTELGHLELEGHDAEKRASSKAREDHDMTWEHWAVHRVRKYLAHVEMLFSPDLFIIGGGVSRKSHKFLPYIEGIKAEIVPAQLQNNAGIVGAAMRAAGH, from the coding sequence ATGCAGATCTTCGGTGTGGACATCGGCGGTTCCGGGATCAAGGGTGCCCCGGTGGACCTGGACAAGGGCGACCTGGCGCAGGAGCGCCACAAGGTCCTCACCCCGCACCCGGCCACGCCCGACGGGGTGGCCGACGGCGTCAGGCAGGTCGTCGACCACTTCGGCTGGACGGGACCGGTCGGGATCACGTTCCCGGGCGTGGTCACCGACGGGGCCACGATCCGCACGGCGGCGAACGTCGACGACAGCTGGATCGACACCGACGCCCGGGCGCTGCTCGGCGAGCGGCTGGGCGGCCTGCCGGTGACGGTGGTGAACGACGCGGACGCGGCGGGCATCGCCGAGCTGCACTTCGGCGCCGGCCGCGACCGCCGGGGCACGGTGATCCTGCTGACGTTCGGCACGGGCATCGGCAGCGCGGTCTTCGCCGACGGCGTCCTCGTCCCCAACACCGAGCTGGGCCACCTGGAGCTGGAGGGACACGACGCGGAGAAGCGCGCCTCCAGCAAAGCCCGCGAGGACCACGACATGACGTGGGAGCACTGGGCGGTGCACCGCGTGCGCAAGTACCTCGCCCATGTGGAGATGCTGTTCTCGCCGGACCTGTTCATCATCGGCGGCGGCGTGAGCCGCAAGTCCCACAAGTTCCTGCCCTACATCGAGGGCATCAAGGCGGAGATCGTCCCGGCGCAGCTGCAGAACAACGCGGGCATCGTGGGCGCGGCGATGCGGGCGGCCGGACACTAG